The proteins below are encoded in one region of candidate division KSB1 bacterium:
- a CDS encoding RidA family protein, with protein sequence MRRYFGVVCLVVSLILQFGCGNNDQTESSFKKIVISSVDAPAAIGPYSQAILIGNTLYCSGQIAFDVKTGELIQDNIEAETKQVLSNLGAVLKAAEMDYDDVVKATVFLQDLTDYNAVNSVYAEFFGDKPPAREAVEVARLPRDANVEISLIAVKNIN encoded by the coding sequence ATGAGACGATATTTTGGCGTAGTATGTTTAGTCGTTAGTTTGATTTTACAATTTGGTTGTGGAAATAATGATCAAACAGAATCATCATTCAAAAAGATTGTAATTTCTTCAGTAGATGCACCTGCAGCGATTGGCCCGTATAGCCAGGCAATCCTTATTGGAAATACGCTTTATTGTTCTGGGCAAATTGCATTTGATGTGAAAACGGGTGAATTAATTCAGGATAACATCGAAGCAGAAACAAAGCAGGTATTAAGCAATTTAGGCGCTGTTTTAAAAGCTGCCGAAATGGATTACGATGATGTTGTAAAGGCAACGGTCTTCTTACAGGATTTGACTGATTACAATGCAGTTAACAGTGTTTATGCAGAATTTTTTGGTGATAAACCTCCGGCTAGAGAAGCGGTGGAAGTTGCAAGGTTGCCAAGAGATGCAAATGTTGAAATATCGTTGATTGCAGTAAAAAATATAAACTGA
- a CDS encoding diaminopimelate epimerase, which yields MNAQLISFSKYSATGNDFIIIDDRLLQFPISNNQYIKKLCTRRSGIGADGLILLHKSDKSDFKMRYFNADGIESEMCGNGSRSIVAFARELGIIEKSTNFDSMLSCHEGKIVGSNISVKMNVPQNLLLNEPMILNLDFEVGGYVEIGVPHYILYSPEITSLDVQRLGEKIAHNDHFSKGTNVNFVQLKSNSEIDLRTYERGVEAETLACGTGATASVLITAKIHHLKSPVKVNVLGGSLNINFDEGMTEFWLTGTVNEIYRGEIQLNP from the coding sequence ATGAATGCACAATTGATTTCTTTTTCAAAATACTCTGCAACTGGGAATGATTTTATTATAATAGACGATCGCCTTTTGCAATTCCCGATCTCAAATAATCAATATATTAAAAAGCTTTGTACACGCAGATCTGGAATAGGTGCAGATGGATTGATCTTACTTCATAAAAGTGACAAATCAGATTTCAAAATGAGGTATTTTAATGCAGATGGAATCGAATCCGAGATGTGCGGTAACGGATCCAGGAGTATTGTGGCTTTCGCCAGGGAATTGGGAATCATTGAAAAGAGTACAAATTTCGACTCAATGCTTAGTTGCCATGAGGGGAAAATCGTTGGAAGCAATATCAGCGTTAAAATGAATGTACCCCAAAATCTTCTCTTAAACGAACCAATGATTCTGAATTTGGATTTTGAAGTTGGCGGTTATGTGGAAATTGGAGTGCCGCACTATATTCTTTATAGTCCAGAAATTACTTCTCTGGATGTTCAACGATTGGGTGAAAAAATAGCTCATAATGACCATTTTTCTAAAGGTACAAATGTAAATTTTGTTCAGTTAAAATCAAACAGTGAAATCGATTTAAGAACCTATGAACGAGGTGTAGAAGCCGAGACTCTAGCCTGTGGCACGGGTGCAACGGCTAGTGTTTTAATCACAGCAAAAATCCATCATTTAAAATCTCCCGTAAAAGTGAATGTCTTAGGAGGTTCATTAAATATAAATTTCGATGAGGGAATGACTGAATTTTGGCTAACCGGCACAGTTAATGAGATTTACCGTGGAGAAATTCAATTAAATCCATAA
- a CDS encoding nicotinate-nucleotide adenylyltransferase, giving the protein MKYGYFGGTFDPIHFAHLLIAETIKDLLLLEKVCFIPAGNPPHKGNQQITSTNHRLEMLSLAIQDNPKFELSEIEIKQKEKSYSVNTLRFLNQNMKTKNIFWIIGSDNLHMMHTWREPEEIFKLSQVVVYERTNYPLADARSEYRDRSIILNTPIIDISASEIRKKVNRNQSIRYLVPKDVEVYIEKNELYKSQ; this is encoded by the coding sequence ATGAAATATGGTTATTTTGGTGGAACGTTTGATCCAATCCACTTTGCGCATTTGTTGATTGCAGAGACAATTAAAGATTTATTACTGCTAGAAAAAGTGTGCTTTATCCCTGCTGGAAATCCACCTCATAAAGGAAACCAACAGATCACTTCCACAAACCATCGATTAGAGATGTTAAGCCTTGCAATACAAGATAATCCAAAATTTGAACTCTCTGAGATTGAAATAAAACAAAAAGAAAAATCCTATTCAGTTAATACCTTACGATTTCTAAATCAAAATATGAAAACGAAAAACATATTTTGGATTATCGGTTCCGATAACCTTCACATGATGCACACCTGGCGAGAGCCGGAAGAGATTTTCAAACTGTCCCAAGTCGTAGTGTACGAGCGAACAAATTATCCATTAGCTGATGCGCGTTCAGAGTATCGCGATCGTTCAATTATTTTAAACACACCAATCATCGATATCTCCGCTTCGGAAATTCGAAAAAAGGTTAATCGAAACCAATCTATCAGATATCTCGTTCCCAAAGATGTAGAAGTATACATTGAAAAAAATGAGCTTTATAAAAGCCAATAA
- the bamD gene encoding outer membrane protein assembly factor BamD, whose translation MIKFVILLILLTSIACSSHKFASNMAMDERFEVAMKLLEKGDYLGAKTQFTILVLNYPGTQIADKAQFYLAESHFGLKEYIIAASEYEKLGRNYPQSDLVDDAQYKIGLSYYKLSPGYALDQNYTIQAVKEFQTFLEEFPTSDIRPKVEELLTTSRNKLAKKEFKAANLYRKMGHYNAAIIYFNEFLKVYYDTDFAEEALFRKGESLNKVENWEEAQKTFEEFVKKYPDSKYIPLAYDSLNLLKSKIPTNGGK comes from the coding sequence ATGATTAAGTTTGTAATACTATTGATTTTGCTGACTAGTATAGCTTGCTCGTCTCATAAGTTTGCTTCTAATATGGCAATGGATGAGAGGTTTGAAGTAGCAATGAAATTATTAGAAAAGGGAGATTATTTGGGGGCGAAAACACAGTTTACCATTTTGGTGCTCAATTACCCGGGAACACAAATAGCAGATAAAGCGCAATTCTATTTAGCTGAAAGCCATTTTGGTCTGAAAGAGTATATTATTGCTGCTTCAGAATATGAGAAATTAGGTCGCAATTATCCGCAAAGTGATTTAGTCGATGACGCACAATATAAAATCGGATTGAGTTATTATAAGCTTTCTCCGGGATATGCTTTAGACCAAAATTATACAATACAGGCAGTCAAAGAATTCCAAACATTTCTGGAAGAATTTCCTACCAGTGATATCCGTCCGAAAGTTGAAGAGTTACTTACAACCTCGCGCAATAAATTGGCAAAAAAAGAATTTAAAGCTGCAAATCTGTATCGAAAAATGGGTCATTATAATGCGGCGATTATTTATTTCAATGAGTTCCTTAAGGTTTATTATGATACGGATTTTGCCGAAGAAGCGCTATTCAGAAAAGGCGAGAGTTTAAATAAGGTTGAGAATTGGGAAGAGGCGCAAAAAACTTTCGAAGAGTTTGTTAAGAAATATCCGGATAGCAAATATATCCCATTGGCTTATGATTCTCTAAATTTATTAAAGAGTAAAATTCCTACTAATGGCGGAAAATAA
- the lnt gene encoding apolipoprotein N-acyltransferase: protein MTVKRPSPMWIRLYLCLLFALSLGLAFPPLQLGFFAYWAFIPLFYLFESCSSKQALIWGYLAGFIWNLFVLYWIYVATIVGLIGVLLVLPLFVMIYGWFHVILREKLGRKSIFFMPAIWVAIEYFRSLGSLGFPWTALAYTQTFYTDLIQHAALFGVFGVSFWVLWINIILFILMKERPPIKKAFALIGVLIGLFLIPYVYGKLTIPKSENFENNFRVALIQGNIDPYLKWSEGFVDSNIAIYDSLTNAVYSEDVDLVVWPETATAVFVRNKPKVLKKLYELTNRLNVPILTGSPDFRYLGNGNYETYNSVVLFQPGDEEFQTYNKMILVPFGERVPLEDTFEFLNEFLEKFNMGAGDFTPGKKLDVINVNFNQTIMKIGCLICYESVFPGHVRKLVKMGAQLLVIVTNDGWYGNSSGPYQHAQIAVFRAIENRTSIARCANTGISSFIDPYGRILEKSKYNEIYYSAIDLPLRNEFTIYTIYGDFFALLMVGVSGVATVLAFTRRGIFV from the coding sequence ATGACAGTTAAACGGCCATCTCCAATGTGGATCCGTTTATATTTATGCCTTTTATTTGCGTTATCCTTAGGCCTTGCGTTTCCACCATTACAACTTGGATTCTTTGCTTATTGGGCATTTATTCCTCTATTTTATTTATTTGAATCTTGTTCATCTAAACAAGCATTGATATGGGGGTATTTAGCCGGTTTCATTTGGAACTTATTTGTCCTCTATTGGATTTATGTTGCGACTATTGTAGGACTTATTGGTGTGCTTCTTGTCTTGCCGTTATTCGTGATGATCTACGGTTGGTTTCATGTAATACTAAGAGAAAAACTTGGCCGTAAATCTATTTTTTTTATGCCGGCTATTTGGGTGGCTATCGAGTACTTCAGATCGCTAGGTTCCCTCGGTTTTCCGTGGACTGCCTTAGCCTACACCCAAACATTTTACACCGACTTAATTCAACATGCTGCATTATTTGGGGTGTTCGGTGTCTCTTTCTGGGTGTTGTGGATTAATATTATTTTGTTTATACTGATGAAGGAAAGACCACCCATCAAGAAAGCCTTCGCTCTGATCGGAGTATTGATTGGGTTATTCTTAATTCCGTATGTGTATGGTAAATTAACCATTCCAAAATCCGAAAATTTTGAAAACAACTTTCGAGTAGCATTGATTCAAGGTAATATCGATCCTTACTTAAAATGGAGTGAAGGTTTTGTTGATAGTAATATTGCGATCTATGATAGCTTGACAAATGCCGTATATTCGGAAGATGTGGATTTGGTTGTTTGGCCGGAAACTGCAACAGCCGTATTTGTGAGGAATAAACCGAAAGTATTAAAAAAACTTTACGAGTTGACAAACCGATTAAATGTGCCGATTTTGACAGGATCACCTGATTTTAGATACTTAGGTAACGGAAATTACGAAACCTATAATAGTGTTGTGCTGTTTCAACCAGGTGATGAAGAATTCCAAACATATAATAAAATGATACTGGTTCCTTTTGGTGAGAGGGTTCCCCTGGAGGATACATTTGAATTTTTAAATGAATTTTTAGAGAAGTTCAATATGGGTGCAGGAGACTTTACACCTGGCAAAAAATTGGATGTAATTAATGTTAATTTCAACCAAACAATAATGAAAATCGGCTGTCTCATCTGTTATGAATCTGTATTTCCCGGACATGTTAGAAAATTGGTAAAAATGGGCGCCCAACTATTAGTGATTGTTACAAATGACGGGTGGTATGGAAATTCCAGCGGCCCCTACCAACATGCACAAATTGCAGTTTTTCGTGCGATTGAGAACAGAACAAGTATCGCAAGATGCGCAAATACCGGTATTTCTTCTTTTATTGATCCTTATGGCAGAATTCTTGAAAAAAGTAAATATAATGAAATTTATTACTCAGCGATAGATTTGCCATTGCGCAATGAGTTTACAATTTATACCATCTATGGTGACTTTTTTGCGCTGCTAATGGTAGGAGTTAGTGGAGTGGCCACAGTTTTGGCATTTACCAGAAGAGGGATTTTTGTCTAA
- the ruvX gene encoding Holliday junction resolvase RuvX: MISRNIKRILALDFGKKRVGVAISDPLNITAQPLSTIVYKNDMDLWVNLDKVQQSFKISHIVLGKPLNMDGSKSDFCKEVESFGKQLKKRYSVQVDYWDERLSSRVAENTLKFSGKSPSRNKSTVDKIAAIWFLQGYMDRLNSN; the protein is encoded by the coding sequence ATGATCAGCAGAAACATAAAGCGAATATTAGCATTAGATTTTGGCAAGAAAAGAGTAGGAGTTGCTATCAGTGATCCGCTCAATATTACCGCACAACCATTGTCAACGATTGTTTACAAAAATGATATGGATTTATGGGTGAACTTAGATAAAGTCCAACAATCATTTAAAATATCTCATATTGTTTTAGGAAAACCGCTTAATATGGATGGCAGTAAAAGTGACTTTTGTAAAGAAGTTGAATCCTTTGGCAAACAACTAAAGAAGCGTTACTCGGTCCAGGTTGATTATTGGGATGAAAGATTGTCATCCCGGGTAGCAGAAAATACCCTTAAATTCAGTGGGAAAAGTCCAAGCCGGAATAAATCTACAGTAGATAAAATAGCGGCAATTTGGTTTTTACAAGGCTACATGGATCGATTGAATTCGAACTAG
- a CDS encoding bifunctional (p)ppGpp synthetase/guanosine-3',5'-bis(diphosphate) 3'-pyrophosphohydrolase, translated as MPETKRKKFQEYLEEIKGLVGNNITNQDLLMIDKAFHFARKAHKDQLRLSGDPYFIHVLEVGKILAEMEMDPVTIIAGLLHDVVEDTGITTKEVEEEFTSQIAQLVDGVTKISELHFNSLEDKQAENFRKMIFSMIQDIRVIMIKFADRLHNMRTIEHMPKIKQKRIAIETREIYAPLAHRLGIARIKWELEDLAFKVLNPKAYDDISLKINAKRREREVYIKQMTEPIKKELKKVKIKADISGRAKHLLSIYRKIEIRNKPFEEIYDLFALRIILKKVDDCYFALGIIHTLYTPVHARFKDYIATPKSNMYQSIHTTVIGPEGRMVEIQIRTEEMHKTSEAGIAAHWKYKEGVVKEDEFDKQLMWLHQVLDWQRDEGDPKEFMEDLKVSLFHDEIFVFSPKGDLYKLPQNSTPVDFAFTVHTDIGMNCIGAKVNGRILPLNNSLRSGDSIEIITSKKQLPNPDWLKFVKTSKARGRIKKWMKDSLLEESIKLGKELLDRNIKKYSLKVNEELLTDVAQSKGFSKIEYLYAGLGKGDTSLQGVLEKLGKNNSTDVKSGSFLKKFISRSTKQSVVRVQGLDNLLISFAKCCQPVPGDNILGFITRGRGIVIHRSDCANLLDLFDDSERKIEVKWDVENDQRFVVRLNLVGEDRKRFLRDVSEAIASSDTNILSMDLTTEDSFVNGRFMVEVRNLQHLTRVINKIDKVKGVIRIERLDGVQHNVESEEQPLVISNLNQSRN; from the coding sequence ATGCCTGAGACTAAACGAAAAAAATTCCAGGAATACCTTGAAGAAATAAAAGGCTTGGTTGGTAATAATATCACCAACCAGGATTTGCTAATGATCGATAAGGCATTCCATTTTGCCAGGAAGGCACATAAAGATCAGTTGCGACTCTCAGGTGATCCTTATTTTATTCATGTTCTTGAGGTTGGTAAGATCCTAGCAGAAATGGAAATGGACCCTGTAACCATTATTGCCGGTCTTTTACACGATGTCGTAGAAGATACCGGGATCACGACAAAGGAAGTTGAAGAAGAGTTTACATCTCAAATTGCCCAGTTAGTAGATGGGGTTACAAAAATCAGCGAATTGCATTTCAACAGTCTTGAAGATAAACAGGCTGAGAATTTTCGCAAAATGATATTTTCAATGATTCAGGATATTCGGGTCATCATGATAAAATTTGCTGACAGACTCCATAATATGCGCACCATCGAGCATATGCCAAAAATCAAACAAAAGCGAATCGCAATCGAAACGCGAGAAATTTATGCACCGTTGGCTCATCGATTGGGAATTGCACGAATTAAGTGGGAACTTGAAGATTTGGCTTTCAAGGTGCTTAATCCAAAAGCATATGATGATATTTCTCTTAAAATTAATGCCAAACGCAGGGAAAGAGAAGTTTACATCAAACAGATGACGGAACCGATCAAGAAAGAGTTAAAGAAGGTAAAGATCAAAGCTGATATTTCCGGCAGAGCCAAGCATTTGTTAAGTATCTATCGTAAAATAGAGATTCGCAATAAGCCATTTGAAGAGATATATGATCTTTTTGCCTTGCGAATTATCTTGAAAAAAGTTGATGACTGCTACTTTGCACTTGGAATAATCCATACTCTTTATACTCCGGTTCATGCCCGTTTTAAAGATTATATAGCAACTCCTAAATCCAACATGTACCAATCCATTCATACGACAGTTATAGGTCCGGAAGGAAGAATGGTGGAAATTCAAATTCGAACTGAAGAAATGCACAAAACATCAGAAGCCGGAATTGCTGCTCATTGGAAGTATAAAGAGGGTGTCGTTAAGGAAGATGAATTCGATAAGCAATTAATGTGGCTTCACCAAGTATTGGATTGGCAACGAGATGAGGGCGATCCTAAAGAATTCATGGAAGACTTAAAAGTTTCCCTTTTTCATGATGAAATTTTTGTATTTTCTCCAAAAGGAGATCTTTATAAGCTACCCCAAAATTCAACACCTGTAGATTTTGCTTTTACAGTTCATACGGACATTGGTATGAATTGTATTGGGGCTAAAGTTAACGGTCGGATTCTACCGCTAAACAACAGCCTCCGAAGTGGGGATTCCATTGAAATTATTACTTCAAAAAAACAATTACCAAATCCCGATTGGCTAAAGTTTGTAAAAACATCGAAAGCCCGAGGTAGAATAAAAAAATGGATGAAAGATTCCCTGTTAGAAGAAAGTATAAAACTTGGTAAAGAGCTTCTTGATCGAAATATAAAGAAATACAGCCTTAAAGTAAATGAAGAATTGCTGACAGATGTTGCTCAAAGTAAGGGTTTCTCAAAAATTGAATATCTTTATGCTGGACTGGGAAAAGGTGATACATCACTGCAGGGTGTTTTGGAAAAATTAGGAAAAAATAATTCCACTGATGTGAAGTCAGGTTCATTCCTCAAGAAATTTATCTCACGGTCCACCAAACAATCGGTAGTGCGAGTACAGGGATTGGATAATTTATTGATTTCCTTTGCAAAATGTTGTCAACCTGTTCCGGGGGACAATATTCTAGGTTTTATCACAAGAGGCCGGGGTATTGTGATTCACAGGTCTGATTGTGCCAATCTACTGGACTTATTTGATGATTCTGAAAGAAAAATTGAAGTGAAGTGGGATGTCGAAAATGATCAAAGATTTGTAGTCCGTTTAAATTTAGTAGGTGAAGATAGGAAGAGATTTTTAAGAGATGTTTCCGAAGCAATTGCGAGCTCGGATACAAACATTTTAAGTATGGATTTGACAACAGAAGATTCTTTTGTTAATGGTAGATTTATGGTAGAAGTCCGCAATCTTCAACATTTGACAAGAGTGATCAATAAAATTGACAAAGTCAAAGGTGTGATCCGAATCGAGAGATTAGATGGCGTGCAACATAACGTAGAATCAGAAGAGCAGCCATTGGTTATTTCAAATCTTAACCAAAGCAGAAATTAA
- the dnaB gene encoding replicative DNA helicase, with the protein MDFTESHEPSDRIPPQSIEAEMSVLGSMFLDREATGKAIEILDESAFYKDIHRIIYLAAISLYEKSEPVDIITLTEELTRQKQLEQIGGSYYLTELAESVPSAANVEYHAKIVLEKSLLRKLINVGNNISLEGYSPEKEVFDIIDKAEQAIFSLAEKRLQKGFLDINPIMHETFEQIEKLHSKEGGISGVASGFKKLDEMTAGFHNSEFIVIAGRPSMGKTALALNIARNAALDNDVCIGILSLEMANYQLGMRLLCSEARVNAHSLRTGKLSKNDWPKLSEAVGKLSASKIFIDDSPNLGILEIRAKARRLKVEKNLGLLIIDYLQLVQGPSSEGRQQEISAISRSLKALAKELDIPVIALSQLSRAVEQRGGDKRPVLSDLRESGAIEQDADLVLFIYRPEVYKDIYDDEGNSLEGIAEIIIGKQRNGPIGTVKLAFIEDYSKFENLDTYHDFDMTG; encoded by the coding sequence ATGGATTTCACGGAATCTCATGAACCCAGCGATCGTATTCCACCTCAATCCATTGAGGCTGAAATGTCTGTTTTGGGTTCTATGTTTTTGGATCGTGAAGCTACCGGCAAAGCAATTGAAATTTTGGATGAGTCTGCATTTTATAAAGATATTCATCGAATAATTTATTTAGCTGCAATAAGCTTGTATGAAAAAAGCGAGCCGGTTGACATCATCACACTTACTGAAGAACTTACACGGCAAAAACAGTTGGAACAAATTGGGGGAAGTTATTATCTAACAGAATTAGCAGAATCAGTTCCTTCTGCTGCGAATGTCGAATATCATGCTAAAATTGTTTTAGAGAAATCCTTACTGCGAAAATTAATAAATGTTGGGAATAATATTTCATTAGAAGGCTATAGTCCTGAGAAAGAAGTTTTTGATATAATCGATAAAGCAGAACAGGCGATATTTAGCCTTGCGGAAAAACGCCTACAAAAAGGATTTTTAGATATCAACCCAATTATGCATGAAACATTCGAGCAGATCGAAAAACTGCATAGCAAAGAAGGTGGTATATCCGGAGTGGCTTCTGGATTTAAGAAACTGGATGAGATGACTGCGGGATTTCACAATTCGGAATTTATTGTTATCGCAGGTCGACCTTCAATGGGAAAAACAGCTTTAGCCCTTAATATTGCCCGTAATGCAGCATTAGACAACGATGTTTGTATAGGAATACTAAGCCTTGAAATGGCAAATTATCAGCTGGGTATGAGATTATTGTGCTCTGAGGCAAGAGTGAATGCACATAGTTTACGAACAGGAAAATTGTCAAAAAATGATTGGCCAAAATTGAGCGAAGCGGTTGGCAAATTATCTGCATCAAAGATTTTTATTGATGATTCTCCGAACTTGGGAATTCTTGAGATTCGCGCCAAGGCAAGGAGATTAAAAGTTGAGAAAAATCTAGGATTATTAATTATTGATTACTTGCAGCTTGTACAGGGACCCTCTTCAGAAGGCCGACAGCAAGAGATTTCAGCGATTTCACGGTCGTTAAAAGCCTTGGCCAAGGAATTGGATATTCCTGTAATAGCATTGTCACAGCTTTCACGTGCAGTTGAGCAAAGAGGGGGCGATAAACGCCCTGTACTTTCTGATCTTCGAGAATCCGGTGCTATTGAACAAGATGCCGATCTGGTCTTATTCATTTATCGTCCTGAAGTCTATAAGGACATATATGATGATGAAGGAAATTCACTTGAGGGAATTGCAGAAATCATCATCGGAAAACAGAGAAACGGACCTATAGGAACGGTCAAGCTTGCATTTATAGAGGATTATTCCAAATTTGAAAATTTGGATACGTATCATGATTTTGATATGACAGGTTAA
- a CDS encoding uracil-DNA glycosylase — translation MSISQKNINGLFVRYLEQQKDMFGDGFIMSTKQLNAIEQAMQPQNSSPFSESNSGKITLVDFYHQIKECQKCSLGKTRKNFVFGSGNPNADAMFIGEAPGADEDSVGKPFVGKAGQLLTKMLAAINFNREDVFIANILKCRPPNNRDPLPEEVNECEPYLHRQIELIQPKVMMVLGRISGQTLLRTSDSLRDLRGKLNYYCDIPMIVTFHPAALLRNPNWKYNAWDDLKYFRKVYDVILAGDDPKDVIFESNYK, via the coding sequence ATGTCAATATCACAAAAAAATATTAATGGGTTGTTCGTTCGCTATCTGGAACAACAGAAAGATATGTTCGGAGATGGTTTTATCATGTCTACTAAACAACTCAATGCGATCGAACAAGCAATGCAACCACAAAATAGTTCACCTTTCAGTGAAAGTAATTCAGGCAAAATAACCCTTGTAGATTTTTATCATCAAATAAAAGAATGCCAGAAATGTTCTTTGGGAAAGACGAGAAAAAATTTTGTGTTTGGCAGTGGAAATCCAAACGCAGATGCCATGTTTATTGGTGAAGCTCCTGGTGCGGATGAGGACAGTGTCGGCAAACCTTTTGTTGGCAAAGCCGGGCAGTTGCTCACCAAAATGTTGGCGGCAATAAATTTCAATCGGGAAGATGTTTTTATTGCCAATATCTTAAAATGTCGTCCCCCGAATAATCGAGATCCACTTCCGGAAGAAGTTAATGAGTGTGAACCCTATTTACATCGACAAATTGAGCTTATTCAACCCAAAGTTATGATGGTGTTAGGTAGAATTTCAGGTCAAACCTTACTCAGGACTTCAGATTCTTTACGCGATTTGAGGGGCAAACTAAATTATTATTGTGACATCCCGATGATCGTTACATTTCATCCTGCTGCTTTGCTGAGAAATCCAAATTGGAAATACAATGCCTGGGATGACTTAAAGTATTTTAGGAAAGTGTATGATGTGATTTTGGCAGGAGATGATCCAAAGGATGTAATTTTTGAATCGAATTATAAGTAA
- the coaBC gene encoding bifunctional phosphopantothenoylcysteine decarboxylase/phosphopantothenate--cysteine ligase CoaBC has product MSVLANKKLIIGVTGGIASYKVCDVIRSLKELGADVQVIMTESANKFVTPLTFESLSYNPVLTEMFAEDERVATRHIDIARDCDALLICPATANMIGNVTHGIADDLLSTIIMVAGAKKTILAPAMNTDMWNNPIVQKNVSTLKDLGYEFIEPEIGLLACRTEGIGKLAANERIVSKVKIKLLQTEEFKNKHFLITAGPTQEAIDPVRFLTNNSSGKMGFSLAEAALSGGAEVTLVSGPTSLNPPEDAVFKSIQTAEEMKIIINDIYPTSDVLIMSAAVSDYRPVAISSTKIKKNNKTLNIDLEKTTDILAELSTKKNNCVFVGFAVETDNIIANANEKMRKKNLDIIVVNNPLVEGAGFATDTNVVTILTQSGDEISLPKMNKFEIALHILDEVAILLGLRPSKFKSAIQV; this is encoded by the coding sequence ATGAGTGTATTAGCTAATAAAAAATTAATTATTGGCGTCACTGGTGGAATTGCAAGTTATAAAGTTTGTGATGTTATCCGGTCATTGAAAGAGCTTGGCGCTGACGTCCAAGTTATTATGACTGAGAGTGCAAACAAATTTGTCACGCCACTCACTTTCGAATCTCTTTCATACAACCCTGTATTAACCGAGATGTTTGCTGAAGATGAAAGGGTTGCCACTCGTCACATTGATATTGCAAGGGATTGCGATGCGCTTTTAATATGTCCGGCGACAGCAAATATGATTGGTAACGTAACACATGGTATTGCAGATGATTTATTATCAACGATTATAATGGTTGCTGGTGCAAAAAAAACCATTTTAGCACCGGCAATGAATACAGACATGTGGAATAATCCAATTGTTCAAAAAAATGTAAGTACACTAAAGGATTTAGGTTACGAATTTATAGAGCCTGAAATTGGATTGTTAGCCTGTCGAACGGAAGGAATTGGGAAACTAGCAGCCAATGAGCGTATCGTCTCAAAGGTAAAAATAAAACTTCTGCAAACCGAGGAATTTAAAAATAAACATTTTCTTATCACTGCCGGTCCTACTCAAGAAGCTATTGATCCGGTACGATTTCTAACAAATAATTCATCTGGGAAAATGGGGTTTTCTCTTGCAGAAGCTGCATTAAGCGGGGGAGCGGAAGTCACTTTGGTTTCTGGTCCTACATCGCTGAATCCTCCTGAAGACGCCGTTTTTAAATCTATACAGACAGCCGAGGAAATGAAGATAATTATTAACGATATTTATCCTACCTCAGATGTTTTGATAATGTCGGCTGCTGTCTCGGATTATAGACCTGTTGCAATTAGCTCAACAAAAATAAAAAAGAATAATAAAACCCTAAACATAGATTTGGAAAAAACCACAGATATTCTGGCTGAACTTTCAACCAAAAAGAACAATTGCGTTTTTGTAGGTTTTGCTGTTGAAACTGACAATATAATTGCAAACGCAAACGAAAAAATGCGTAAGAAAAACTTGGATATTATAGTTGTAAATAATCCACTGGTTGAAGGTGCTGGATTTGCAACAGATACCAATGTGGTTACAATTCTGACTCAATCTGGCGATGAAATCAGTCTACCCAAAATGAATAAATTTGAAATTGCCTTACACATTCTGGATGAAGTAGCTATTTTATTGGGATTAAGACCATCTAAATTTAAATCCGCAATTCAAGTTTAA
- a CDS encoding DNA-directed RNA polymerase subunit omega — protein MVTTIKLDELTANTITLYEAVMVVAKRARQINNEERAKMDLNLGTDEVEEEFDEFPLEIQSQVFDRKIKPTKQAIRELIEGEINITRRVDKEEVEDEEEEK, from the coding sequence ATGGTCACGACGATTAAATTAGATGAATTAACAGCGAATACGATCACATTATACGAAGCGGTAATGGTAGTTGCAAAACGAGCACGACAAATAAATAATGAAGAGCGAGCTAAAATGGATCTTAATCTTGGTACGGATGAAGTTGAAGAGGAATTTGATGAGTTCCCATTGGAAATTCAAAGTCAAGTTTTTGATCGCAAAATTAAACCAACCAAACAAGCGATTAGGGAGTTAATTGAAGGAGAGATTAATATCACTCGTAGGGTTGATAAAGAAGAAGTTGAAGACGAAGAAGAAGAAAAGTAA